AAAACGAAGTAttgaataatatatacgtTTATGGTGTCAATAATCGACTAATAACGAGGTGCAACTAGAATGAATTGAAAAGTGTAGTCGGTCATTACGAGGTTTCATTGATAGGAGTGTTTTGTTAGTGTCACGGTCAGAAGCTACAGGTGGGCCCCCCAACGTGCGCCCCCCTATTGAGACGGACCTGAGGCTCGCTGCTCGGTCGGGTCACGTGACCCTACACTTTCGAAGGGAATGCCGGTGGCAGGAGGAAGGGTGGGAGAGGGACGAAAGGCAGTCCCATGTCCGCTACTTCGCTAAGCTGACGGCCCACGACACGGGGCACACCAGACGCGCCACGAGCTTCGTAAATGCACACAAAGAAGGTCACGTCGTTCTGTGTGTATATACGGTTGCATATGCCATCGCGAATGGGAGGTGTGAGTTTCGTGAGTTCGATCGAATCGTGTGGACAACGAGCAAAAAGAGAATGTGGCCGGACACTGCTCGTTTTTCTTGGCGTTGTTTCTCGTGATCTAAAACACGGAAGAGCATAGTGCCGAGCAAGTGCCATTAGTTAAGACGATAAGGATGGACGCCTTCGGCATGTACCAAGTGAGTCTGGCGATCTCCCGCGGGCTCAAAATGGCCTTGGTTTACACGTTTACTTTTCTCGTTCTTCGGATTTCCTTCAAAAGAGTGCACACCGTGTTTGATCATGGATGATCGTTGTTGATTATCGCCGGATGACAGATGTCACGATGTTTTTGTTTAGACATACGTACTTGTGATTTCTGTCTCTTTCTTCACCGTGCGTGTTTTCTCTGGTTGCTCGATGTTGCGTGCGTGATGTCATGTCTGGTAACCTAACCTAACTTAAGAGTAGAGCCTGTCCCTGTCCCCATCACGCCCATTCCTAGTATTATTCCGTAAACGAGTACCGCTCGTAGTACCCATGTTTTTGTCCTACATGCTTCTTGATCCCGTTCTTTACAGCCTCTTCCTGCCGATTTACAGATCGATGTCGATCCATGGATGATAAATTGCAGGTTATTTTATTCGTGGGTTCTCTTTTTCTTGTAAGGGAATTCAAACGGTGCTGATATCTTCTCTTGAACTTGCACCGTGCTATTGTTTACAATCGTGATTACATCGGTACATCGCGACGAAGAATGCGTTGCTTTGTATTAACATCGTCCGGTACGCTACATTAATGTAAACACTTTGGTTTGCATATTTGAGAGTGTAGCAATAACAAAGCGAATATGTTGATCGTCTTTAATTAATGCGAAAGTATTACGGTGTACGTCACGTTTAACAGTAAATCGATGCAGCTATAAATATTTAGCATATAAGTTTATCAAgcataaacatttaatattaagtGGTCTTTAGAACAATTGCTGATAAAAACTGTGCAATAAAATGTAAGAGTAAGTATAGTAATAGTGAAGTGTacaaatgtataattaattcaataattttgctttttttgTACAGTTTTCTCAAGGCCTGACAGGCAGGCCAGAGCTGTATCAAAAGTCCAATAGAAGCAGCCATTCGAGTGACACAAGCTCAGCATACAGTGGTTCAGACACCATGACATCTGTACAAGGTTCATTAGATGCAGATGCAGACGATGTTGATCTTTCAGGTCTTGTTGAATCTATAGTAGACAGCGATGAAGAGGAAGATCTTGCAGAAAGCATGGATGTAAGTACACTCTTTCTTAAACGGTtgcttaaattataaaattaaagagtacacaaacaagaattatttttatttgcgtttacaGAGCTTGACTGTCCGTGATCCAGTCAGAGAATGTTTAGAAAAAGATCCTATGGAAAGGACAGAAGATGATATAGAAACGCTCTTAGAATTCACACAACAATTAAAGGCTTTCACAAATATGACCTTGGCAGTAAGAAGAGCGCTGTGCGCTGTGATGGTGTTTGCAGTGGTTGAACGTGCTGGTATGATAGTTTTGAATGATGGAGAAGAATTAGATAGTTGGAGCGTGCTCATAAATGGTGCTGTGGAAATTGAGCATAGCAATGGAGAAATCGAACAGCTGCACCTTGGTGACAGTTTTGGAATCTTGCCCACTATGGAAAGACTTTTGCATAGAGGTGTAATGAGGACAAAGTGAGTTCTATGTTAGAAATTTTCTGTCGTCGGTAGTTATCAAATGAAAATTCCATTAACAcgtctatttctttttcagatGTGATGATTGCCAATTTGTATGTGTTACTCAGGCAGATTACTTTAGAATTCAACATCAAGGAGAAGAAAATACGAGGCGGCACGAAGAGAATGGGAGAGTGATTCTAGTAACAGAATTAAGGGGTGCTTTAGATGGCGGAGCACGCAGAGGTCATGTAGTTATCCGCGGAACTCCTGAACGTTTAATGTTACAACTTATCGAAGAAAACAGTATTACCGATCCCACTTATATAGAAGATTTCTTATTAACGCATCGAACATTTATCGATAGTCCTTTATTAGTTGCAAGTCAATTGTTAGAATGGTTTGATCAAGCACAAGTCAGAGATAGAGTTGCCCGTGTGGTACTTCTTTGGGTAAATAATCATTTTACTGATTTTGAAACTGATCCCGCCATGATGGAATTTTTGGAAGCATTTGAAGCGGGtttagaaagagagaaaatgcTAGGTCAACAAAGGTATACatcaattttgttaaatttatattcgttataataattattaagcatttatagtatttaaaaatCCTTCAATAAATTTCAGATTATTAAACATTGCTTGTGCAGCCAAAGCAAGAACTCGAAATGTAACATTAGCAAGGCCTACAAGGGACGAGGTCTTGCATTTTAGTATTTTGGGTGGATATGAAAGAGGTTTCggcatttttatttcaaaagtgGATAAAAAGTCAAAGGCTGAAGATGTTGGCTTGAAACGTGGTGATCAGATTTTAGAAGTAAATGGACAGAGTTTTGAGCACGTGAGTCACGCCAGGGCTCTTGAAATCTTAAGGGGATCTACTCATCTTAGTATAACTGTTAAATCAAACTTACTTGGTATGTTACATTTTGTAGAAACAATAATTTGTGGATTATATTTCCTTTATGCGAGCAATGAATTACTGTTGTAGCGTTTAAAGAAATGCTTCAGATGCCAGATGACTCGCCGAGGCCGCGGGGAAGAGCAAACAAACCCGAAATTTCAAGAATACAAACAGATCCACGTGCAAGGTTGTCCACGCACGTGGACCCGATAACTCCAGGAAATCCACTGAATCCTTTAGTAGGCGGTGTTCCACTGTTAATACCTGATTCTAATGTTTCTCCTTGTAAAGATGCTAAAAAAGAGCATAAAGGATTCATGACGCTTGGACCGAAAAAGAGATTTCAAAAAGCtcttataaaaatgaatatactGCCAAAGAATACTATTAAgtaagttaaaaatatatctgtcattttcttttatttttttcatttttttttcctttttctaattcaagaaaatatattttacataggAGTGATTCATTTTACAGTGATGGTGTACATGTAGACGATCCTCTCGCACCACCTCATACACCACCGGGAACAGGAGGACTTTCACAGACTACTAACCTTTATCATTCGAAAAGTAATCCTGACCTTACATCGTTATATTGTTATGACGACTTAAGGGCACCTGATTATCCAGAACACGTTTTGAAGGTTTACAAAGCCGATCAAACTTGTAAATATCTTCTTATTCACAAGGAAACAACGGCGCACGAGGTAGATATTTAAATCGTGGGAAACAATATGCACGATTAAAAGTTTCTGTatactaatatattattttaggtGGTAATGCTAGCTCTCCAAGAATTTGGTATAACCGAAGGCAGTTCGAATTTCTCCTTAGCTGAAGTTAGCGTTGGAGAAGGAGGAATGATTAAACAACGCAGGTTACCTGATCAGTTGCAAAATCTTGCGGAAAGAATTGGCTTAAGTTCAaggtattatttaaaaactaatGGTATCTCGGAGACGTTCGTAGCAGATGAACAAGCGCCAGAACTTATACGCGAATCTCAGGTTCACTTCTTACAATTAAATGCCGTTGAAGTTGCAATTCAATTGACTTTACAAGATTTCAGTATATTCAGGTAAGTTGATAATACTTTTAGTTTCTTTGCGAGTTATTTTTTGCGAAATGGAAATATTGATTTGTGTGCTATTATTAGGCAAATAGAATCTACGGAATACGTGGATGATTTATTCGAATTGAAGAGTAGATATGGAGTGCCTATGCTCAGGCAGTTTGCAGAACTAGTCAACAGAGAAATGTTTTGGGTTGTGACAGAAGTTTGTTCTGAACACAATCTTGTTCGAcgtagtaaaataataaaacaatttataaaaatagccCGTGAGTTTTTATCCTCATCCattgttacattttttgtTACACGAGTATCCTAATATCTTTTTGTTTGCTAAACAGGACAATGTAAAGAAtgcaaaaatttcaattccatGTTTGCGATTGTGTCTGGCTTGGGTCATGGGGCTGTCTCAAGATTAAGAGCCTCTTGGGAGAAACTGCCAAGTAAATATCAAAGGCTATTTAGTGACCTGCAAGAGTTAATGGACCCGAGCCGTAACATGAGCAAATACCGACAATTAGTAGCGTCTGAACAAACGCAACCTCCTATAGTAAGTTCTCATGTTACTTCTAACTATTAGTTACATactttgttctttttattatgCAGTGGAATAACACGaaatgtttctatttttttttttttttttttttttttcagattcCATTTTATCCAGTAGTAAAGAAGGATTTAACATTCATACACCTTGGCAACGATTCCAGAGTGGAAGGTTTGGTAAATTTCGAAAAGCTGAGGATGATAGCGAAAGAAGTGAGAACGTTAACGAACATGTGTTCTTCACCCTACGATCTATCAATAATGTTAGAAAGAGGTGGCCAGCCACCTAGTTCTGCCATGGTTGCGTTAAATCAAATGACTACTGGAAATCAAGGTAATCTAACTTGAGTATGTAGAAACAGAACCAGCAATGTGATGATTCGTTTTTACTAACAGTGTTGCAATGTCCAGGAGGACAAACGGCAACAGTAAAAAGGCGGAAGAAGTCTACCGCTGCACCAAACCCGAAGAAAATGTTCGAAGAGGCTCAAATGGTTCGAAGAGTGAAAGCGTACCTTGCCAACATGAAAGTAATAACTGACGAGGAACGATTACATGCTTTGTCTGTGGAATGCGAGCCTCATGCAGGAACTGCCGCAGTAGCCGCAGCGGTACCTCTCAGTGCAAGCAGAGGAAGAAGGCATCCTTCGCCTACTTTGTCAACTACAAGTAGTGCTAGCAGCACCAGTGAAGGTAGAAAGAGTATACAAGGTaggatatttttatctttcgtttgaattaattattatgtaatattaattattataaaatattaactatTGTGTATTTTCAGGTACAAAGTTTGGAGCTGCATCGCCACAAGCAGTACGGAAAATGTTAGCGCTTTCTGATCCCCACAAAACTCGTCCGTATCAACCGAAACATTGCCCACCAGCACTTCCAGTGCCTGGATTGGCATTGCATTCCAGCGGATTGGAGCCTAGTCCCGGTGCACCTAGGAGAGTAGGATCTGGTAGCCGAGTTCCTATGCATGAGAGATCCCATAGCGATACTCCTTCGAGTTTACCACCACCTGTCGATCTCAGCGCTGAAAGTAGTAGCGTAACCAGCTTGAGCAATCTTCAGCCGTTAAGAAAAACGTTGACCAGTGGTAAGTTGATTAATTTCGACACATAAAATGGTTCGAAGCGAGATGCTGTCGATCATCGTTTAACATACATTGTACACACACATACAAAACATATGTACACGTGAATACTTCAACAGTGTAAAGTTTTTTCTGTGTCTCTATACATATTGCTAGCTTTAGACGATGAATCATACGGTgcttcttttactttttattttgaacGTTGTTTCATTGCGACACACAAATACAGCAGACACATCTCGCGAAGTACCATTCAGTGCACCTTTTCATTGCTCGTGACCGTACACACTGGTCAGGTCTCGCAAATTCTAAAAAACTATCTCATTTTATATGCACGCTGCACAGCCGTTTACGCAATTCATAAATGTTCCATGTTTATATTTAGCTtatccattttacacgcatcTTGTACGCCGATTACCGTAGCTCGCGCTTCTTTTCGATCAATATTATCGTCCCGTGTTATACACACCACGGTCCTGATCCCAGGGCGAAGCACGTCTAGCTTCAATTTAGATCACTCACCATGGGACATACGGACGCGTGAATCACATCCTCCAACGATTTAATCTCAATGCTATAGTCTATGTCTTTTTTAAATCACTTTTTatgaacaaatttaaatagacagtagtttcaaatatttcactaaAATTTCTCTTAATACTTTCTTCAGTTTAAAAACTGACTGACAATTAATTGTATCgtaggaaatataaatattgctCCTGGAAATAATCTCCTTCtgataaatatcattttccaggatctaatatttttccaattttcattttttttctttctttcggtaaagataataatatggatcttaattttgttagaagTAGCTAGTAGTCGCTTACAGAAGGACGATCTCTGGTAGGCGTGCATCGAAAAACAAATGCTGTGCCAGCGCAACTTTTAATCGCGGTCAAGTCGACATTTTTGTAGGCGTCAAACTGACGTTTGTTGGCTCTGATTTTTTCAAGTGAgaaagcgagagagaaagagaaagaaagagcgaACGAGTGATATACGGATTACACGCGTTCAATGAAACGCGATTAATATTTGTTAGATAATTAGCAGTTAGCGGGCGCATCGGGACGAGAAATGGGCTATAGAATGTGTAGTGATAGAAGTGTCTTGGGGACGTGTGCGTAGGTTCGGTGACGAGCAGTGACAGTGGTCACAGTACACAGCTGGACAGCCACAGCGGAAGCAGCGTAGAAGCTGGTGGTAGTCCACCGCCACCTCAAAGACGGCACTCCGCCATGCAAGGTACGTAAACTTGAACCAAAAGAGATCAAATAACTCCACAAGCTCGTGCTCATTACCTCTCTTGTTCCCTATTTTTGCCCGTTCCGTAGACCGTAGTATAGAAGGTAGAACCAAAGAAAGAATCTGGAGTGGTCCAACGAGATGAAGTTgccttttccatttttcttttttttttttttttaatttattttattttgtactttttacTTAAAACGTCGTCGTGTTATGGACGACCCGTGTATATCGTGTATGTCGTTGATTGACACAGTAACTGCGTGAAAGTTCGTTTCGTGATACGGTTGGGTGTTGAGTCTATGAGTCTctgtttttcttatttttctgttGTAATCGCAAAAGTGATCGtacagaaaaaatatttgttctttttttctagtAGTGTGTGACGTATCGTTAGATATTTTTGGTAGTTAGTAAACAGAGAATGATTCGTTTTTTGAAAACGTGTGATACCTGTTGTACGTCTCTTGATGACTATATGAGTATCCTTCGTGTAATTATCACATCtgtttctcattttttatttttttttcctctcttttttttttttttgttctcgTTTGATACTAAAAGTAATCGAAATGTTTTCTCATTACAGTTTGCCGTTTCACACAGTCGTAGTCCGTTTACTCCTCCGAATCATTCGTTTCACTGTCCGGGTCACGATTAGATTCTAACGTTGAAAAGAAAACGTATGTCCCATGGCCACTCATCTTCATTCTCTCTCGTCTATAGTAGTTAAGAAAAAGATCTCCGTGCAATTTAAGCTACAGCATATATACGTTACATTATGTGCATATTACGTACATACACTCTTTTTACCGTACCTATCCggtactttatttatttatcgtttagcCGAGCGTTGCGCCGATAACGTAGGTAAACGTGCTTTATAGCCGCTTCTATCCCGGGAGTTCCAATTGCTTTCAGTACATTTATCGCTTGAAGCTTTTTCACAGAGACTCGCTTCTTTACGCAGGGGCATTATTCACGCATACACGCATacattgatatttatataacgaCACATCGACCCAATTTTTGCGATCTTTCCACTCGCGGCACTCACTCTAGGAATCTTCCTTCAATGTTCAATGAGAGGGACGCCAACAagcttatattttatttattctttcgaataaatattgtattatactttttcttaattaaaaaagatttttgcGATTTTTATCGCTCGTCACGTTTATCTACATcaagagaaaaagatacaCAAAGCAAAAATGAAATAGAGAAGGGGAAAAAGTACCACCAGATGTTAAACCGGTGTGTCATTGTACATTTtgtaaagaaacatttcgtaTGTGGCCTGTGTGTGGTGCAGGGTCTGTTTTGAGAGGTGGTGCACCTCCGTTCCCTCACGCGGTAGCAGTGTTACCTCCGCTTCCTGCCAACCACAACCAGAATCACAACCACAATCATCATcatcaccaccaccaccaccaccaccatcaccaCCAACATTATTACGATCATCACCATCACCAACCCCAAAATCCTCAAGGTGAGTCCGCGATTGTCGTCTTGCCTGTCTTGAGTTTCTCTCCTTGCAACTGGGCTGaatcttctctctcttttttcataGTACTCTCTGTTCGACTCTATTTATGATTGCGTTGCTTCCGGATCATCCGTAGTGTTATGCATGACGTAGTAAGatagtattaattaatatatatctgGTGAATGGATTATCTGTAGAATGACGAATAGAATATGAAACTCGACTAATCTTTTGAACATAGAAAAAAAGATGAGTAGACATTGGTAAATGGGAGTTCTGTACCAACCGGAAGCAACGCGTTAGGCTCGAGGCATTCATTGATAACGTATACAGCGATGCATCGGCTTAATCTGTATTAATCGCTTGCTCGAAGGGTTGGCGTGTGCACGCTAATAATCACGTGAGTATCGTTGCCTGCTCTACACATGTGTATGCAGGTTGTGCGTGCGTATAGAAAATGGTGTGCGTTGCATCGACAGTGTGTGACCGTTTTTATTGTGTTGTCGCGTTTCCTCAGGATTAACGGAGAACCGAGGCTTCTTTTCAGGGTATATATTAACTGGTTTTCTGTGCTTTCCTCTTCTTGGGTTCTGATCTAGCGGTGAATAACGAGCGTGTTGTACAGTTTcctcgtatatgtatatagctCGTCTCTTTCGAGCTCCGTTCCGAACGAGCACGACGAGTCTcttttatcttgtattttcttttttttttttttttctttttctttttaatcaaaGAATATGAATTCGTcctgtttttatatttgttacaatGTATGCGATACATACATAAAAAGGGGACGAACTTAAGACGAGGACGCAATAAGGAGAGAAAGGATTcttgaatacataaatatattactgtaCCGTATTATTTAGTCGCATCAGGTACAGTCAACTAgatgtttcaaaaattatagaatctacatttttttaaatatcttaataaatatcgttgtatttaaaaaattgtatattctacattttattattcctccaatattttaatgacacggtatgtttaaaaaattatatttcattaaaaataaataacaattatatttgtatatgcaGTAAGAAATTTTCCACAGGCTTTAATTACTGTCAATCATTGAATCCTATACAATTGCAGAAATTGtttcactttttattataaGGAGTACTTCACCTTGTCTATTTCA
The DNA window shown above is from Bombus fervidus isolate BK054 chromosome 8, iyBomFerv1, whole genome shotgun sequence and carries:
- the LOC139989722 gene encoding rap guanine nucleotide exchange factor 2 isoform X15, with the translated sequence MDAFGMYQFSQGLTGRPELYQKSNRSSHSSDTSSAYSGSDTMTSVQGSLDADADDVDLSGLVESIVDSDEEEDLAESMDSLTVRDPVRECLEKDPMERTEDDIETLLEFTQQLKAFTNMTLAVRRALCAVMVFAVVERAGMIVLNDGEELDSWSVLINGAVEIEHSNGEIEQLHLGDSFGILPTMERLLHRGVMRTKCDDCQFVCVTQADYFRIQHQGEENTRRHEENGRVILVTELRGALDGGARRGHVVIRGTPERLMLQLIEENSITDPTYIEDFLLTHRTFIDSPLLVASQLLEWFDQAQVRDRVARVVLLWVNNHFTDFETDPAMMEFLEAFEAGLEREKMLGQQRLLNIACAAKARTRNVTLARPTRDEVLHFSILGGYERGFGIFISKVDKKSKAEDVGLKRGDQILEVNGQSFEHVSHARALEILRGSTHLSITVKSNLLAFKEMLQMPDDSPRPRGRANKPEISRIQTDPRARLSTHVDPITPGNPLNPLVGGVPLLIPDSNVSPCKDAKKEHKGFMTLGPKKRFQKALIKMNILPKNTIKSDSFYSDGVHVDDPLAPPHTPPGTGGLSQTTNLYHSKSNPDLTSLYCYDDLRAPDYPEHVLKVYKADQTCKYLLIHKETTAHEVVMLALQEFGITEGSSNFSLAEVSVGEGGMIKQRRLPDQLQNLAERIGLSSRYYLKTNGISETFVADEQAPELIRESQVHFLQLNAVEVAIQLTLQDFSIFRQIESTEYVDDLFELKSRYGVPMLRQFAELVNREMFWVVTEVCSEHNLVRRSKIIKQFIKIARQCKECKNFNSMFAIVSGLGHGAVSRLRASWEKLPSKYQRLFSDLQELMDPSRNMSKYRQLVASEQTQPPIIPFYPVVKKDLTFIHLGNDSRVEGLVNFEKLRMIAKEVRTLTNMCSSPYDLSIMLERGGQPPSSAMVALNQMTTGNQVLQCPGGQTATVKRRKKSTAAPNPKKMFEEAQMVRRVKAYLANMKVITDEERLHALSVECEPHAGTAAVAAAVPLSASRGRRHPSPTLSTTSSASSTSEGRKSIQGTKFGAASPQAVRKMLALSDPHKTRPYQPKHCPPALPVPGLALHSSGLEPSPGAPRRVGSGSRVPMHERSHSDTPSSLPPPVDLSAESSSVTSLSNLQPLRKTLTSGSVTSSDSGHSTQLDSHSGSSVEAGGSPPPPQRRHSAMQGSVLRGGAPPFPHAVAVLPPLPANHNQNHNHNHHHHHHHHHHHHHQHYYDHHHHQPQNPQGTTGLGVGVGLGVPAALPPPGAGTTIMTTMTTMTTMTSMTTMRPGIGSTQCRQPPAYKVAAQMARLHRLGRAHSHEGVTYRNDHEDDDEDAQVSAV
- the LOC139989722 gene encoding rap guanine nucleotide exchange factor 2 isoform X10, with the translated sequence MNVHEYIDYPEVHGGRMHRPPHPHPITDHRQVNLVFDDTFSQGLTGRPELYQKSNRSSHSSDTSSAYSGSDTMTSVQGSLDADADDVDLSGLVESIVDSDEEEDLAESMDSLTVRDPVRECLEKDPMERTEDDIETLLEFTQQLKAFTNMTLAVRRALCAVMVFAVVERAGMIVLNDGEELDSWSVLINGAVEIEHSNGEIEQLHLGDSFGILPTMERLLHRGVMRTKCDDCQFVCVTQADYFRIQHQGEENTRRHEENGRVILVTELRGALDGGARRGHVVIRGTPERLMLQLIEENSITDPTYIEDFLLTHRTFIDSPLLVASQLLEWFDQAQVRDRVARVVLLWVNNHFTDFETDPAMMEFLEAFEAGLEREKMLGQQRLLNIACAAKARTRNVTLARPTRDEVLHFSILGGYERGFGIFISKVDKKSKAEDVGLKRGDQILEVNGQSFEHVSHARALEILRGSTHLSITVKSNLLAFKEMLQMPDDSPRPRGRANKPEISRIQTDPRARLSTHVDPITPGNPLNPLVGGVPLLIPDSNVSPCKDAKKEHKGFMTLGPKKRFQKALIKMNILPKNTIKSDSFYSDGVHVDDPLAPPHTPPGTGGLSQTTNLYHSKSNPDLTSLYCYDDLRAPDYPEHVLKVYKADQTCKYLLIHKETTAHEVVMLALQEFGITEGSSNFSLAEVSVGEGGMIKQRRLPDQLQNLAERIGLSSRYYLKTNGISETFVADEQAPELIRESQVHFLQLNAVEVAIQLTLQDFSIFRQIESTEYVDDLFELKSRYGVPMLRQFAELVNREMFWVVTEVCSEHNLVRRSKIIKQFIKIARQCKECKNFNSMFAIVSGLGHGAVSRLRASWEKLPSKYQRLFSDLQELMDPSRNMSKYRQLVASEQTQPPIIPFYPVVKKDLTFIHLGNDSRVEGLVNFEKLRMIAKEVRTLTNMCSSPYDLSIMLERGGQPPSSAMVALNQMTTGNQVLQCPGGQTATVKRRKKSTAAPNPKKMFEEAQMVRRVKAYLANMKVITDEERLHALSVECEPHAGTAAVAAAVPLSASRGRRHPSPTLSTTSSASSTSEGRKSIQGTKFGAASPQAVRKMLALSDPHKTRPYQPKHCPPALPVPGLALHSSGLEPSPGAPRRVGSGSRVPMHERSHSDTPSSLPPPVDLSAESSSVTSLSNLQPLRKTLTSGSVTSSDSGHSTQLDSHSGSSVEAGGSPPPPQRRHSAMQGSVLRGGAPPFPHAVAVLPPLPANHNQNHNHNHHHHHHHHHHHHHQHYYDHHHHQPQNPQGTTGLGVGVGLGVPAALPPPGAGTTIMTTMTTMTTMTSMTTMRPGIGSTQCRQPPAYKVAAQMARLHRLGRAHSHEGVTYRNDHEDDDEDAQVSAV
- the LOC139989722 gene encoding rap guanine nucleotide exchange factor 2 isoform X8, whose amino-acid sequence is MLKHMNRTGRPRVVVRKRKGRSLSRSWPGTPRPLSIVSNEIDYPEVHGGRMHRPPHPHPITDHRQVNLVFDDTFSQGLTGRPELYQKSNRSSHSSDTSSAYSGSDTMTSVQGSLDADADDVDLSGLVESIVDSDEEEDLAESMDSLTVRDPVRECLEKDPMERTEDDIETLLEFTQQLKAFTNMTLAVRRALCAVMVFAVVERAGMIVLNDGEELDSWSVLINGAVEIEHSNGEIEQLHLGDSFGILPTMERLLHRGVMRTKCDDCQFVCVTQADYFRIQHQGEENTRRHEENGRVILVTELRGALDGGARRGHVVIRGTPERLMLQLIEENSITDPTYIEDFLLTHRTFIDSPLLVASQLLEWFDQAQVRDRVARVVLLWVNNHFTDFETDPAMMEFLEAFEAGLEREKMLGQQRLLNIACAAKARTRNVTLARPTRDEVLHFSILGGYERGFGIFISKVDKKSKAEDVGLKRGDQILEVNGQSFEHVSHARALEILRGSTHLSITVKSNLLAFKEMLQMPDDSPRPRGRANKPEISRIQTDPRARLSTHVDPITPGNPLNPLVGGVPLLIPDSNVSPCKDAKKEHKGFMTLGPKKRFQKALIKMNILPKNTIKSDSFYSDGVHVDDPLAPPHTPPGTGGLSQTTNLYHSKSNPDLTSLYCYDDLRAPDYPEHVLKVYKADQTCKYLLIHKETTAHEVVMLALQEFGITEGSSNFSLAEVSVGEGGMIKQRRLPDQLQNLAERIGLSSRYYLKTNGISETFVADEQAPELIRESQVHFLQLNAVEVAIQLTLQDFSIFRQIESTEYVDDLFELKSRYGVPMLRQFAELVNREMFWVVTEVCSEHNLVRRSKIIKQFIKIARQCKECKNFNSMFAIVSGLGHGAVSRLRASWEKLPSKYQRLFSDLQELMDPSRNMSKYRQLVASEQTQPPIIPFYPVVKKDLTFIHLGNDSRVEGLVNFEKLRMIAKEVRTLTNMCSSPYDLSIMLERGGQPPSSAMVALNQMTTGNQVLQCPGGQTATVKRRKKSTAAPNPKKMFEEAQMVRRVKAYLANMKVITDEERLHALSVECEPHAGTAAVAAAVPLSASRGRRHPSPTLSTTSSASSTSEGRKSIQGTKFGAASPQAVRKMLALSDPHKTRPYQPKHCPPALPVPGLALHSSGLEPSPGAPRRVGSGSRVPMHERSHSDTPSSLPPPVDLSAESSSVTSLSNLQPLRKTLTSGSVTSSDSGHSTQLDSHSGSSVEAGGSPPPPQRRHSAMQGSVLRGGAPPFPHAVAVLPPLPANHNQNHNHNHHHHHHHHHHHHHQHYYDHHHHQPQNPQGTTGLGVGVGLGVPAALPPPGAGTTIMTTMTTMTTMTSMTTMRPGIGSTQCRQPPAYKVAAQMARLHRLGRAHSHEGVTYRNDHEDDDEDAQVSAV
- the LOC139989722 gene encoding rap guanine nucleotide exchange factor 2 isoform X7, which encodes MHKHTSQLRGPSGPGSGHHVANRGPVRRWNSFHGGGSVGGGASNFNDTVGNGNLPSGMITKAPQEPFRAVPKAVQALRSESVDRSHRVQPPPPPAFPRRRFSVCFGKRTGGSARRPNECFVLEPSEMIVIDYPEVHGGRMHRPPHPHPITDHRQVNLVFDDTFSQGLTGRPELYQKSNRSSHSSDTSSAYSGSDTMTSVQGSLDADADDVDLSGLVESIVDSDEEEDLAESMDSLTVRDPVRECLEKDPMERTEDDIETLLEFTQQLKAFTNMTLAVRRALCAVMVFAVVERAGMIVLNDGEELDSWSVLINGAVEIEHSNGEIEQLHLGDSFGILPTMERLLHRGVMRTKCDDCQFVCVTQADYFRIQHQGEENTRRHEENGRVILVTELRGALDGGARRGHVVIRGTPERLMLQLIEENSITDPTYIEDFLLTHRTFIDSPLLVASQLLEWFDQAQVRDRVARVVLLWVNNHFTDFETDPAMMEFLEAFEAGLEREKMLGQQRLLNIACAAKARTRNVTLARPTRDEVLHFSILGGYERGFGIFISKVDKKSKAEDVGLKRGDQILEVNGQSFEHVSHARALEILRGSTHLSITVKSNLLAFKEMLQMPDDSPRPRGRANKPEISRIQTDPRARLSTHVDPITPGNPLNPLVGGVPLLIPDSNVSPCKDAKKEHKGFMTLGPKKRFQKALIKMNILPKNTIKSDSFYSDGVHVDDPLAPPHTPPGTGGLSQTTNLYHSKSNPDLTSLYCYDDLRAPDYPEHVLKVYKADQTCKYLLIHKETTAHEVVMLALQEFGITEGSSNFSLAEVSVGEGGMIKQRRLPDQLQNLAERIGLSSRYYLKTNGISETFVADEQAPELIRESQVHFLQLNAVEVAIQLTLQDFSIFRQIESTEYVDDLFELKSRYGVPMLRQFAELVNREMFWVVTEVCSEHNLVRRSKIIKQFIKIARQCKECKNFNSMFAIVSGLGHGAVSRLRASWEKLPSKYQRLFSDLQELMDPSRNMSKYRQLVASEQTQPPIIPFYPVVKKDLTFIHLGNDSRVEGLVNFEKLRMIAKEVRTLTNMCSSPYDLSIMLERGGQPPSSAMVALNQMTTGNQVLQCPGGQTATVKRRKKSTAAPNPKKMFEEAQMVRRVKAYLANMKVITDEERLHALSVECEPHAGTAAVAAAVPLSASRGRRHPSPTLSTTSSASSTSEGRKSIQGTKFGAASPQAVRKMLALSDPHKTRPYQPKHCPPALPVPGLALHSSGLEPSPGAPRRVGSGSRVPMHERSHSDTPSSLPPPVDLSAESSSVTSLSNLQPLRKTLTSGSVTSSDSGHSTQLDSHSGSSVEAGGSPPPPQRRHSAMQGSVLRGGAPPFPHAVAVLPPLPANHNQNHNHNHHHHHHHHHHHHHQHYYDHHHHQPQNPQDDEDAQVSAV